The Paenibacillus polymyxa M1 DNA segment TTGCAAAATCCGTTCTGCATCTCGGGATGGCCAAAGAGGAATGGAACCATCTGATTGAGCCCTTGACCAAGGATGAGGACATCCCTGATGAGGAATACGATGACGCCCGTAATAAGGTGCTGGGCGGCATGTTGTGCATAGGTACCCAAGGCTGCGAATACGACATGTATCTCGTACTTGAAGGGAAATACAGGGGGAGAATTGTGTACACCTCCGATTTTCATCCCGATCATCCCTTTTTCTTTGTCTATGAAGACAGCTTTCTGGACTGGTACGAGCGCTGGCTGGATGAAATTATTTTGGATTATGATATCGGGTGGTTTGGCAGTCGAATGCCGGGTGATGAGAATGCACTGATCCAGATGTATCAGAGCGCTCCAAACGAAGAAATCCAAGCAAAGGCGCTTGATGGAATGTTCAAGTTTAAGGAAGTTGCCCAGCCAACCCTTGGTTTTTTGAAAAACATTGCGGAGCAAAGCCCAAAAAATCGGACCACAGCTGTTTGGCTAATCTGCAAAACTTCTTTTGACACGGGTAGAAAATATCTTCTGGAATTGTTGCAATCGGATGAACATAGGGATTTTCTGCAAGCTTTAACGATTCTGCACGCTTCCAGTAAAACAGCAAATTTAACGGAATTTATTCCAGTGATTTTGCAAAGTCTTGACAGGATTCATGACCCGGAAACGTTGCGTTATGCAGGATATATTTTAGAGGATTACGGTGAGATTACGCTCCGAAATTTTGCGCCTTTCCTGTGTCACGCCGACCCGAAAATGCAGACCACTGCCATCTATGCCGCGCGTAGTTGCGAAAACAAGCAGGGAAGCTGGCAGATCATCGAACAGATGTTGATAGGGAGCGATCCGCAGGTTCTAAAAAACATGATTTTATACTGGGGCATTATTCCACATGAGAAGTTGCTGCCTTACTATAAGGCGGTATGGCCGGAATATAAAAAAAATCCGAATTTCAAAGAAAAATTTATCGGTTGCTTGCGAGAACTACATTTGCCAGATGATTATTTCAATAAAGACGAATCGTGAGAAATGAGATTTGGGAATTATGATAACGTGCCAGCAAATTCTACAAGGTAAATCAATAAAAAGCGAAATAAAGGAAAGGGCAATCCCGCAAAAGGACAGCCCCATAAGCGAGCTATTCTATTGAATTTTTCGTTGCCTTATACATATTCTCTACGTGTTCGTCGACTTCATTTCGTGACATGCGTAAGCGAGCCACAGAAGTACCATATCCGATTTCTATTTTACCTTCTTCTAATCCTTTGAAAATTCCATCTGCGAAGTCATCTAATGGTTCTCCTTGCGTGTGCAATCCTGCTCCACCTAAATCTGTATTCACTGCCGGAGGGACAACTTCAATTACCTCTACAGACGTATCAGAAAGTTGGTGTCTTAGGCTAATTGTAAATGAATGAAGTGCCGCTTTCGTTGCTGAATAAATCGGAGCAATCACAAACGGCGTAAAAGCTAACCCAGAAGTGACATTAATGATAGTCGCCTCTTCTTTTGTTGCAAAATATGGAGCCAGCAGCATGGATAGATGGAAAGGTGCTTCAATGTTAGTTGTGATTTCTTTACTGAAATAATCCCAATTGTTTTTTGCATCCGTTTTTAGAACGTTAAAGCGTTGTTGAATACCGGCGTTGTTAACTAACACATTTACTTCTGGATAGTTGGTTGTTACCCAATCCGATACTGCTATACGCTCGGATTCAATATTCAAATCACTTACATGAGTAATAAGGCTAGGCAATTTCTCTTTCGCTTTTTGAAGTACATGTTCACGTCGTCCAGTAACAATGACTTTATTGCCAGCTTTTAAAAATCGTTCTGCAAAAGCTAATCCTATTCCAGTACTTCCACCGGTAATTAGTATTGTATTTCCTGAAAGTTTCATTATATGTTCTCTCCTTTAATCAGTTTTTGTTCTTGTTTCCTGAATGCGTTGTGTCTAAACTATAAATTTAACTTAGATAAAATTATATATAAAAAAACGGCAGGCTAGGATTTTATTCTCACATCCTAGTCTACCGTCTTTTATTTTATTTAGTCTGTCTAAAACTTATTTTTGCAGGGTGCCGGGAAAATGTACATTAGTGCTTTTTTGGATTCATTACAGGTCTGCACAAGCCGGATTGGAAATGACGAATGCAGTGGAAGTACAGCTTCATAGCGGCTATACACGCCTCGCACTTATCTAGCCGGGATATTGCGCGTTCCCTCCGTCATCGGGGAGGAGCAAAGCGGACACACCGGTGGCGTGCCTGCACTGGCCCCCGTGGTGCGGCGTCCACCTACTGTGTCGCGCCGCATCCACGCCTTGCAGGCGGCGTCCGTGCATTTCCACACAGGCACATCGACGCGTGGCTCTGTCTGTGACCTAGCCGTCGCCGAGGCCGTCCGTGCTGTAGTGGCTGCTGGGGTTGACCCCGGTCTGCTGCTCACGCGGGTTGCCGTGCCAGACGCTGGCGAACCACCACCGGCCCGGCTGCCATAACCCGAAGTACCCTTCGGTTGGCCAAAGCTGCTGCGACGCGTGTCCGGCTTGGAAGTCTCGGGGGGAGTGACCCCATAGGCTTCCAGCAAGAAGCGAGACACGGCGGCAGGCTTGCCGTGATTGGAGGCGGGGGAGGTGATGTACAGCAGCTCCTTCGCCCGGGTGACGGCCACGTAAGCGAGGCGGCGTTCTTCCTCCAGCGCAGCATCGTTATCCACAGCCGTTGCGGGGGCGGCGCCTGCCCGACGATCCTCTGGCAGCTCGCTGTGTAGAGCCGAGCTATGCGGAAGGATGCCTTCACTTGCTCCGATCCAATATACGCAAGGGAACTCCAGTCCCTTGGCACGGTGGATCGTCATGAGCCGAACAGCATCGCTGTCTTCCTCTCTGCGCAGAGATTCCATCTGGCGGTGGCGCTCTGAAAGCTCGTCCGCAAAGTTGACGAATGCCTCTACCGTGTCAAAGCGCTTGGCTGCCGTTTCAAGCTCCTCCAGACTTTCTTGCATCGTTTCTTTATAATGTGTCCACGCGCCCGTATCTCCGCTTTCCAAATACTTGTCATAAAAGACGCGCCGCATTTCTTGAATGGCATAGGCAGGCTTCATGGTAGTGAGACTGCGAATCAACCGAATGCGTTCTTTCACCTGTTCACGCTGAAAATCACGTAGTCGATCCCAGCGGCTGAGGTGGATTAGCGGGTATTTTTTAGCCTGCTGTTTCTCTTCGCGCATAAT contains these protein-coding regions:
- a CDS encoding SDR family oxidoreductase — protein: MKLSGNTILITGGSTGIGLAFAERFLKAGNKVIVTGRREHVLQKAKEKLPSLITHVSDLNIESERIAVSDWVTTNYPEVNVLVNNAGIQQRFNVLKTDAKNNWDYFSKEITTNIEAPFHLSMLLAPYFATKEEATIINVTSGLAFTPFVIAPIYSATKAALHSFTISLRHQLSDTSVEVIEVVPPAVNTDLGGAGLHTQGEPLDDFADGIFKGLEEGKIEIGYGTSVARLRMSRNEVDEHVENMYKATKNSIE
- a CDS encoding SMI1/KNR4 family protein translates to MWFGKNETQLDRIKDKLNQAMHKDKDFSVFGASSHQYRVKEKLTAKELADWQAHNQVILPEPYALFLTNIGNGGAGPYYGIYPIEKATSYTEHQALLAKSVLHLGMAKEEWNHLIEPLTKDEDIPDEEYDDARNKVLGGMLCIGTQGCEYDMYLVLEGKYRGRIVYTSDFHPDHPFFFVYEDSFLDWYERWLDEIILDYDIGWFGSRMPGDENALIQMYQSAPNEEIQAKALDGMFKFKEVAQPTLGFLKNIAEQSPKNRTTAVWLICKTSFDTGRKYLLELLQSDEHRDFLQALTILHASSKTANLTEFIPVILQSLDRIHDPETLRYAGYILEDYGEITLRNFAPFLCHADPKMQTTAIYAARSCENKQGSWQIIEQMLIGSDPQVLKNMILYWGIIPHEKLLPYYKAVWPEYKKNPNFKEKFIGCLRELHLPDDYFNKDES